In Salmo trutta chromosome 16, fSalTru1.1, whole genome shotgun sequence, a genomic segment contains:
- the LOC115150145 gene encoding Krueppel-like factor 15 has protein sequence MVDNVLASGEETFLTYDRAPSVYHLSDMVTDAGTYQVMPSPFSEDDMSESSSPRSCSSPDSQVLSSSYGSSSSAESSDSILDFLLSQTSLGGAGTAAALPMSLPTSLWNSQRDEPSPPHPEALKEESVDFSVWSLVDMEQPFFQPTLEEIEEFLEENMEVVSSMKQEAWEGALGLGLEEIMGLGVGLEVYTESSSPGPRLEPEAKHSDQTVFTENAATTTETKSTPASPAQESIAGLHDDRSKSDSLSSRLGTTESVANRGSSGMPVILQIQPMQIKKEPSSTAPHHPPQVVQPPPQPASDIKIAQLLVNIQGQTFALVPQLLPSTSLNVSSKFVRIAPVPIAAKPLGLGEVLVGVQGQGLHVGGQQFQKNPVADLIKMHKCTFPSCTKMYTKSSHLKAHLRRHTGEKPFACTWPGCGWRFSRSDELSRHRRSHSGVKPYQCPVCEKKFARSDHLSKHIKVHRFPRSRTLRTAN, from the exons ATGGTGGATAACGTCCTAGCGAGCGGCGAGGAGACTTTCTTAACTTACGATAGAGCTCCTTCGGTGTATCACCTGTCGGACATGGTGACGGATGCAGGGACCTACCAGGTGATGCCCTCACCCTTCTCCGAGGACGACATGAGCGAGTCGTCAAGCCCTCGTTCCTGTTCTAGCCCCGACTCTCAAGTGCTCAGCTCCAGCTATGGCAGCAGCTCCAGCGCCGAGAGTTCAGACAGCATCCTGGACttcctgctgtcccagacctccCTAGGCGGAGCAGGGACTGCGGCGGCCCTCCCCATGTCACTGCCCACCTCTCTGTGGAACTCACAGAGGGATGAGCCGTCACCCCCCCACCCAGAGGCCTTGAAGGAGGAGAGTGTGGACTTCTCTGTCTGGTCCTTGGTGGACATGGAGCAGCCATTCTTCCAGCCCACCTTGGAGGAGATAGAGGAGTTCCTGGAGGAGAACATGGAGGTGGTGTCATCCATGAAGCAGGAGGCCTGGGAGGGGGCGCTGGGGCTGGGTCTGGAGGAGATCATGGGGCTGGGGGTGGGACTGGAGGTGTATACGGAGTCCTCATCCCCAGGGCCAAGGCTGGAGCCCGAGGCCAAGCATTCAGACCAAACTGTGTTTACCGAGAATGCCGCCACCACCACCGAGACCAAAAGCACACCGGCCTCGCCGGCACAGGAGTCCATAGCAGGTCTGCACGACGACAGGTCCAAGAGTGATTCATTATCCAGCAGGCTTGGGACAACAGAGAGCGTTGCAAACCGTGGCAGCAGTGGGATGCCGGTCATCCTGCAGATCCAGCCCATGCAGATCAAAAAGGAACCCAGTTCCACTGCTCCTCATCATCCTCCCCAAGTCGTCCAGCCTCCCCCTCAGCCGGCATCAGACATCAAAATTGCCCAGCTGCTGGTCAACATCCAGGGGCAGACCTTCGCCCTGGTGCCCCAGCTGCTGCCCTCCACCAGCCTTAATGTCTCCTCCAAGTTTGTGCGCATCGCTCCAGTGCCCATTGCAGCCAAGCCCCTGGGCCTCGGGGAGGTGCTGGTTGGGGTCCAGGGCCAAGGGCTCCATGTGGGGGGTCAGCAGTTTCAGAAGAACCCTGTGGCGGACCTCATCAAAATGCACAAATGCACTTTCCCCAGCTGTACCAAGATGTACACCAAGAGCAGCCACCTGAAAGCCCACCTCCGgagacacacaggggagaagcccttCGCCTGCACCTGGCCAGGCTGTGGATGGAG GTTCTCGAGGTCAGATGAGCTGTCACGACACCGTCGGTCCCACTCAGGGGTCAAGCCCTACCAGTGTCCAGTGTGTGAGAAGAAATTTGCCCGCAGTGACCATCTGTCAAAACACATCAAAGTCCACCGCTTTCCACGAAGCCGGACACTGCGCACAGCAAACTGA